A single window of Vibrio alfacsensis DNA harbors:
- a CDS encoding GTP cyclohydrolase II, with amino-acid sequence MNAITKMHQAINRVSVDMAEVRARVDFKVGAKSNIDAEILSFHGLKTDKEHVAVIFKKADQSQDTPLVRMHSECLTGDVFHSSRCDCGEQLEETINRMGESGGIILYLRQEGRGIGLYNKIDAYRLQSQGMNTYEANNHLGFDDDLRDFTEAAQMLEALGVSKIRLVTNNPKKIRELAEYGIEIEEVINTSAHIKDGNESYLKAKVSHGKHHLKV; translated from the coding sequence ATGAATGCAATAACGAAAATGCATCAAGCAATAAATCGAGTGAGTGTAGATATGGCGGAAGTACGTGCCAGAGTTGATTTTAAAGTCGGGGCAAAAAGTAACATAGATGCTGAAATCCTGTCTTTTCATGGTCTAAAGACAGACAAAGAGCATGTAGCAGTTATCTTTAAAAAAGCAGATCAATCGCAAGATACGCCGTTAGTGCGTATGCATTCTGAATGTCTAACGGGTGATGTATTCCACTCGTCACGCTGTGATTGTGGCGAGCAATTGGAAGAGACCATCAATCGCATGGGTGAGTCAGGCGGTATTATTTTGTATCTTCGTCAAGAAGGTCGTGGTATTGGCCTTTACAACAAAATTGACGCATATCGTCTTCAAAGCCAGGGTATGAATACTTATGAGGCTAACAACCACCTAGGTTTTGACGACGATTTACGTGACTTTACCGAGGCGGCGCAGATGTTAGAAGCTCTTGGTGTGAGTAAGATTCGTTTGGTAACAAATAATCCAAAGAAAATTCGTGAACTTGCTGAGTATGGCATTGAGATTGAGGAAGTGATTAACACCTCAGCCCACATCAA
- a CDS encoding IS3 family transposase — translation MQSSNIVDSYQDEKQLIEKIYHDHKGRYGYRRIHLELRKQDVMLNHKTVQRLMKLLCLKSTVRPKRYRSYKGEVGTAAPNVLERDFSATKPDENG, via the coding sequence GTGCAATCGAGCAACATCGTCGATAGCTATCAAGATGAGAAGCAGTTGATCGAGAAAATATACCATGACCATAAAGGGAGGTATGGCTATCGTCGCATTCACCTAGAGTTAAGGAAGCAGGACGTGATGCTAAACCATAAGACAGTTCAACGCCTGATGAAATTACTTTGTTTAAAGTCAACGGTTAGGCCTAAGCGTTACAGGTCCTACAAAGGAGAAGTTGGAACAGCTGCGCCAAATGTACTTGAACGGGACTTCAGTGCAACAAAGCCTGATGAAAATGGGTAA
- a CDS encoding helix-turn-helix domain-containing protein, protein MSKYSRALKCSIAKQYLQGESSSEELSRLHSIPSRQIRYWAQVFDIHGSQAFKPHGFAKTAQTKLQALKHMWTNGWSVGHTSAILNFSSPGTLSVWLKQYQRDGIQGLERSKGRPTMSKHPFIQDKHDDEKTLEELKEELAYLRAENAVLKKLEELEQEKRRRTKKKRK, encoded by the coding sequence ATGTCCAAGTACAGTCGAGCATTGAAATGCTCTATTGCTAAACAGTATCTACAAGGCGAGAGTTCATCTGAAGAGCTTTCTCGTCTTCACTCCATACCATCACGTCAAATACGTTACTGGGCACAAGTATTTGATATTCATGGTTCTCAGGCATTTAAACCTCATGGATTTGCGAAGACCGCACAAACCAAACTACAAGCTTTAAAACACATGTGGACGAATGGTTGGTCTGTCGGTCACACTAGTGCGATATTGAATTTTTCGTCTCCTGGCACTCTTTCTGTTTGGCTCAAACAATATCAAAGAGATGGTATCCAGGGGCTTGAGCGTAGCAAAGGACGACCAACAATGAGTAAGCACCCTTTTATTCAAGATAAGCACGATGATGAGAAAACACTGGAAGAGCTCAAAGAGGAGCTAGCGTACTTGCGAGCAGAGAACGCTGTCCTAAAAAAGTTAGAGGAGCTGGAACAGGAGAAACGTCGTCGAACAAAGAAAAAACGAAAGTAG
- the gyrA gene encoding DNA topoisomerase (ATP-hydrolyzing) subunit A, whose amino-acid sequence MSDLAKEITPVNIEDELRGSYLDYAMSVIVGRALPDVRDGLKPVHRRVLFAMNVLGNDWNKPYKKSARVVGDVIGKYHPHGDSAVYDTIVRMAQPFSLRYMLVDGQGNFGSIDGDSAAAMRYTEVRMAKIAHELLADLDKETVDYVPNYDGTEQIPAVLPTKIPNLLVNGSSGIAVGMATNIPPHNLGEVIDGCLAYINNEAITIDELMDYIPGPDFPTAALISGRKGIVDAYKTGRGKIYMRSKAEIEVEKNGKETIIVTEIPYQVNKARLIEKIAELVKDKKVEGISALRDESDKDGMRIVIECKRDAVGEVVLNNLYAQTQLQTTFGINMVALDNGQPKLFNLKEMLKCFVDHRREVVTRRTIFELRKARERAHILEALSLALANIDEVIELIKNAPTPAEAKVGLVSRGWDLGNVASMLERAGTDAARPEWLEDQYGIRDGLYYLTETQAQAILELRLHRLTGLEHEKILDEYKALLEEIAELMHILASTERLMEVIREELETVRDAFGDVRRTEITAASHDIDLEELIAREDVVVTLSHEGYVKYQLLSDYEAQRRGGKGKSATKMKEEDYIERLLVANTHDNILCFSTRGKTYRLKVYQLPHASRTARGKPIVNILPLEDGERITAILPVSEFSADKFIFMATGDGTVKKTSLDQFANVRSNGLIAVNLRDDDSLIGVDITTGNSDIMLFSKAGKVVRFSEDKVRAMGRTASGVRGMKLADDDQVVSLIVPSNEGDILTVTQNGYGKRTELAEYPIKGRATQGVVSIKVSERNGPVVGAVQVEEGDEMMMITDAGTLVRTRVAEVSQVGRNTQGVTLIRTASDESVVGLQRIDEVEEVELPEGEEAEAAVDANTEQQAAEAPAADDASEGSEEE is encoded by the coding sequence ATGAGCGATTTAGCTAAAGAGATCACGCCCGTAAACATTGAAGATGAGCTTAGAGGTTCATACCTAGACTATGCGATGTCAGTCATCGTCGGTCGTGCTCTTCCAGATGTGCGTGATGGCCTAAAACCAGTACACCGCCGCGTTTTATTCGCGATGAACGTACTAGGCAACGATTGGAACAAACCATATAAAAAATCAGCCCGTGTTGTCGGCGACGTAATCGGTAAATATCACCCACATGGTGACAGTGCTGTGTACGACACTATCGTACGTATGGCTCAGCCGTTCTCACTTCGTTACATGCTGGTCGATGGTCAAGGTAACTTCGGCTCGATCGATGGCGACTCTGCTGCGGCAATGCGTTATACCGAAGTGCGTATGGCGAAGATTGCCCACGAACTTCTGGCTGACCTAGATAAAGAAACCGTAGACTATGTGCCTAACTATGATGGTACTGAGCAGATTCCTGCGGTTCTTCCGACTAAAATTCCTAACCTACTGGTAAACGGCTCTTCGGGTATCGCGGTAGGTATGGCAACCAACATCCCGCCACATAACCTTGGCGAAGTGATCGATGGCTGTCTTGCATACATCAATAATGAAGCAATCACGATTGATGAGCTAATGGATTATATCCCTGGTCCTGATTTCCCTACAGCGGCGCTGATCAGCGGCCGTAAAGGCATTGTAGACGCGTACAAAACAGGTCGCGGTAAGATCTACATGCGTTCAAAAGCGGAAATCGAAGTGGAGAAAAATGGTAAAGAAACCATTATCGTCACTGAAATCCCTTACCAGGTGAACAAAGCTCGCTTGATCGAGAAGATCGCTGAGCTAGTTAAAGATAAGAAAGTTGAAGGCATCAGTGCGCTACGTGACGAGTCTGATAAAGACGGTATGCGTATTGTTATTGAATGTAAACGTGATGCTGTGGGCGAAGTGGTTCTAAACAACCTTTACGCTCAAACTCAACTTCAAACCACTTTCGGTATCAACATGGTTGCGCTTGATAATGGCCAGCCAAAACTATTCAACTTGAAAGAGATGTTGAAGTGTTTCGTTGACCACCGTCGTGAAGTGGTTACTCGCCGTACTATCTTCGAACTGCGCAAAGCTCGTGAGCGTGCTCATATCCTTGAAGCTCTATCTCTTGCTCTTGCTAATATCGATGAAGTTATCGAGCTAATCAAAAACGCACCAACACCTGCAGAAGCTAAAGTTGGCTTGGTATCTCGTGGTTGGGATCTAGGTAACGTAGCCTCAATGCTTGAGCGTGCTGGCACTGACGCAGCTCGCCCTGAATGGCTTGAAGATCAATACGGCATCCGTGATGGTCTTTACTACCTAACAGAAACCCAAGCACAAGCTATTCTAGAACTTCGTCTACACCGTTTAACCGGTCTAGAGCACGAGAAAATTCTTGATGAATACAAAGCACTTCTAGAAGAAATCGCAGAGTTAATGCACATTCTTGCAAGTACTGAGCGTTTGATGGAAGTGATCCGTGAAGAGCTAGAAACGGTGCGTGATGCGTTTGGTGACGTTCGTCGTACTGAAATCACAGCGGCGAGTCATGACATCGATCTAGAAGAGCTTATTGCTCGTGAAGACGTTGTTGTGACACTCTCTCACGAAGGTTACGTTAAATACCAATTACTTAGCGACTATGAAGCTCAGCGTCGTGGTGGTAAAGGTAAGAGCGCAACCAAGATGAAAGAAGAAGATTACATTGAGCGTCTGCTTGTTGCGAATACTCACGATAACATCTTGTGTTTCTCTACTCGTGGTAAGACTTACCGTCTAAAAGTTTATCAATTGCCACATGCGAGCCGTACCGCTCGTGGTAAGCCAATTGTAAACATCTTGCCTCTTGAAGATGGCGAGCGTATCACGGCAATTCTTCCTGTGTCTGAGTTCAGTGCTGATAAGTTCATCTTTATGGCAACCGGTGACGGTACCGTTAAGAAAACATCTCTTGATCAGTTCGCGAACGTTCGTTCTAACGGCCTAATCGCAGTTAACCTACGTGATGATGACTCTCTAATCGGTGTTGATATCACAACGGGCAATAGCGATATCATGCTGTTCTCGAAAGCAGGTAAAGTGGTTCGCTTTAGCGAAGACAAAGTCCGTGCAATGGGACGTACTGCATCTGGTGTTCGCGGTATGAAACTGGCAGATGATGACCAAGTTGTGTCTCTAATCGTTCCGTCTAACGAAGGTGATATCCTGACTGTGACGCAAAACGGTTATGGTAAACGTACCGAATTGGCAGAGTACCCAATTAAAGGTCGTGCGACACAAGGTGTTGTTTCTATCAAGGTTTCTGAGCGTAACGGTCCAGTTGTTGGCGCGGTACAAGTAGAAGAAGGCGACGAGATGATGATGATCACCGACGCTGGTACTCTAGTGCGTACACGTGTTGCAGAGGTTAGCCAAGTGGGTCGTAACACACAAGGCGTGACGCTGATCCGCACAGCATCTGATGAATCGGTTGTTGGTCTACAGCGTATCGACGAAGTTGAAGAAGTGGAATTGCCAGAAGGTGAAGAAGCGGAAGCAGCCGTAGACGCGAATACAGAACAACAAGCGGCAGAAGCGCCAGCAGCAGATGATGCATCTGAAGGTTCTGAAGAAGAGTAA
- the ubiG gene encoding bifunctional 2-polyprenyl-6-hydroxyphenol methylase/3-demethylubiquinol 3-O-methyltransferase UbiG has translation MTTAQNVDPSEIKKFEEMASRWWDLEGEFKPLHQINPLRLNYVLDKADGLFGKKVLDVGCGGGILAESMAKEGALVTGLDMGKEPLEVARLHALETGTKLDYIRSTIEEHAAEHAGSYDVVTCMEMLEHVPDPLSVIRSCATLVKPGGHVFFSTLNRNIKSYLFAIVGAEKLLKIVPEGTHDHEKFIKPAEMMKMIDQTDLAEMGITGLHYNPLNDSYKLGRNVDVNYIVHTTKCSL, from the coding sequence ATGACAACAGCACAAAACGTTGACCCAAGTGAAATTAAGAAATTCGAAGAGATGGCTTCTCGTTGGTGGGATCTAGAGGGCGAGTTTAAGCCTCTGCATCAAATTAATCCGCTTCGCTTAAACTACGTTCTCGACAAAGCGGATGGGCTATTTGGGAAGAAAGTGCTCGATGTTGGCTGTGGTGGCGGTATTCTCGCTGAGAGCATGGCAAAAGAAGGCGCATTGGTGACGGGTTTAGACATGGGCAAAGAGCCGTTAGAAGTGGCTCGTCTGCATGCTTTAGAAACAGGCACCAAGCTTGATTACATTCGCAGTACTATCGAAGAACACGCCGCAGAACATGCCGGCAGTTATGATGTGGTGACGTGCATGGAAATGCTGGAGCATGTACCGGATCCTCTTTCTGTCATTCGGTCATGTGCAACACTGGTCAAGCCTGGTGGTCATGTGTTTTTCTCAACATTGAACCGCAATATTAAATCGTACCTATTTGCTATTGTGGGGGCAGAAAAACTGTTGAAGATTGTCCCAGAGGGCACTCATGATCATGAGAAATTCATCAAACCAGCCGAAATGATGAAAATGATCGACCAAACTGATCTGGCAGAAATGGGCATTACGGGTTTGCACTACAACCCTCTAAATGACAGCTATAAGCTAGGCCGCAATGTGGATGTGAATTACATCGTGCACACCACAAAGTGTTCACTTTAA
- the nrdA gene encoding class 1a ribonucleoside-diphosphate reductase subunit alpha has protein sequence MNQKLTVTKRDGRKESIDLEKIHRVITWAAEGLSNVSVSQVELRAHIQFYEGITTSDIHETMIKSAADLISEETPDYQYLAARLAVFHLRKKAYGQYEPPALYDHVSRLVDLGKYDSHILEDYTKEELDELDAYIDHKRDLDFSYAAVKQLEGKYFVQNRVSGEIYESAQFLYILVSACLFANYPKETRLDFIKRFYDATSTFKISLPTPIMSGVRTPTRQFSSCVLIECGDSLDSINATASSIVRYVSQRAGIGINAGRIRALGSEIRGGEAFHTGCIPFYKYFQTAVKCCSQGGVRGGAATVFYPLWHGEARSLMVLKNNRGVEENRVRHMDYGVQLNKLMYQRLVEGGNITLFSPSDVPGLYDAFFENQAEFERLYVQYENDPAIKKETVKAIEMFTLLMQERASTGRIYIQNVDHCNTHSPFDSEVAPVRQSNLCLEIALPTKPLTNVEDDSGEIALCTLSAFNLGAIKSLDDFEELSELVVRALDALLDYQDYPLPAAYKSTMNRRTLGVGVINYAYYLAKNGVKYSDGSANSLTHRTFEAIQYYLLKASVALAKEQGKCPLFHETNYAKGLLPIDTYKKDVDLICDEALQYDWDSLRQEIMEHGLRNSTLTALMPSETSSQISNATNGIEPPRGYVSVKASKDGILKQVVPDFTELKDNYELLWNIGANDGYLHLVGIMQKFIDQAISANTNYDPSRYESGKVPMKKLLQDLLTAYKFGVKTLYYHNTRDGAKDDQKDAVQPQDDDCAGGGCKI, from the coding sequence ATGAACCAAAAACTTACCGTCACTAAGCGTGATGGCCGCAAAGAAAGTATCGACCTGGAAAAAATCCACCGAGTTATCACTTGGGCCGCAGAGGGTCTAAGTAACGTTTCGGTGTCTCAGGTAGAACTGCGCGCACATATCCAATTTTACGAAGGTATTACCACGTCAGATATCCACGAGACGATGATCAAATCTGCTGCAGACTTGATTTCAGAAGAGACTCCGGATTATCAATATCTAGCTGCTCGCCTAGCGGTATTCCACCTACGTAAAAAAGCGTATGGTCAATACGAGCCGCCTGCTCTGTATGATCACGTATCTCGCCTTGTGGATTTAGGTAAGTACGACAGCCACATTCTGGAAGATTACACAAAAGAAGAACTTGATGAGCTTGATGCGTACATCGACCACAAGCGCGATCTCGACTTCTCTTACGCCGCTGTAAAACAGTTAGAAGGTAAGTACTTCGTTCAGAACCGTGTATCAGGTGAGATCTACGAAAGTGCTCAGTTCCTCTACATTCTTGTTTCAGCTTGCTTGTTCGCAAACTACCCGAAAGAAACGCGCCTTGACTTCATCAAGCGTTTCTACGATGCGACGTCAACATTTAAGATTTCTCTACCTACACCAATCATGTCTGGTGTACGTACTCCTACTCGTCAGTTCAGCTCATGCGTACTGATCGAGTGTGGTGATAGCCTCGATTCTATCAACGCGACGGCGAGCTCAATCGTTCGTTACGTTTCTCAACGCGCTGGTATCGGCATCAATGCGGGTCGTATCCGTGCGCTCGGTTCTGAAATCCGTGGTGGTGAAGCATTCCACACAGGTTGTATCCCATTCTACAAATACTTCCAAACCGCCGTTAAGTGCTGTTCACAGGGTGGTGTTCGTGGCGGTGCAGCAACAGTATTCTACCCACTATGGCACGGTGAAGCTCGCTCACTGATGGTTCTTAAGAACAACCGTGGTGTTGAAGAGAACCGTGTTCGTCACATGGACTACGGTGTTCAGTTGAATAAACTGATGTACCAACGTTTGGTTGAAGGTGGCAATATCACGCTATTCTCACCATCTGACGTACCAGGTCTATACGACGCATTCTTCGAAAACCAAGCAGAATTCGAACGCCTATACGTTCAATACGAAAATGATCCTGCAATCAAGAAAGAAACGGTTAAAGCGATCGAAATGTTCACGCTGCTGATGCAAGAGCGTGCTTCAACGGGCCGAATCTATATTCAGAACGTGGACCACTGTAACACTCACAGCCCATTTGACTCTGAAGTTGCGCCTGTTCGTCAATCTAACCTTTGTTTGGAAATTGCACTTCCGACGAAGCCATTGACTAACGTTGAAGATGATTCAGGCGAAATTGCACTTTGTACGCTTTCTGCGTTCAACCTTGGTGCGATCAAGTCTCTAGACGATTTTGAAGAACTGTCTGAACTTGTGGTGCGTGCGCTAGATGCACTGCTTGATTACCAAGACTACCCACTACCGGCTGCTTATAAGTCAACAATGAACCGCCGTACTCTAGGTGTAGGTGTCATCAACTACGCATACTACCTAGCGAAGAATGGCGTGAAGTACTCTGACGGCAGTGCGAACAGTCTGACTCACCGTACATTCGAAGCCATTCAATATTATCTATTGAAAGCATCGGTAGCACTTGCGAAAGAGCAAGGTAAATGCCCACTGTTCCATGAAACGAACTACGCGAAAGGGCTATTACCCATCGACACGTACAAAAAAGACGTTGATCTGATCTGTGACGAAGCTCTGCAATACGACTGGGATAGCCTACGTCAAGAGATCATGGAACATGGTCTACGCAACTCAACGTTGACGGCGCTAATGCCATCTGAGACCTCTTCTCAGATCTCTAACGCAACAAACGGTATTGAGCCACCACGTGGTTATGTGTCAGTGAAAGCATCAAAAGACGGCATCTTGAAACAAGTTGTGCCTGATTTCACAGAGCTTAAAGATAACTATGAACTGCTGTGGAACATTGGCGCGAATGATGGTTACCTGCATCTTGTTGGTATCATGCAAAAATTCATTGACCAGGCGATTTCTGCAAACACAAACTACGATCCGTCACGCTACGAAAGTGGTAAGGTACCAATGAAGAAACTACTTCAAGACCTACTCACTGCGTACAAGTTTGGTGTAAAAACACTTTACTACCATAACACACGCGATGGCGCGAAAGACGACCAGAAAGACGCGGTTCAACCGCAAGATGATGATTGTGCAGGCGGCGGTTGTAAGATTTAA
- the nrdB gene encoding class Ia ribonucleoside-diphosphate reductase subunit beta gives MAYSTFNQNKNDQLKEPMFLGQSVNVARYDQQKFEIFEKLIEKQLSFFWRPEEVDVSSDRIDYNKLPDHEKHIFISNLKYQTLLDSIQGRSPNVALLPLVSLPELETWIETWSFSETIHSRSYTHIIRNIVNDPSVVFDDIVENEHILKRAKDIAHYYDDLIQTTNDYHRYGEGSHVINGETVKISLYELKKKLYICLMSVNALEAIRFYVSFACSFAFAERELMEGNAKIIKLIARDEALHLSGTQHMINLLRNGQDDFSFMQIAEEAKQECFDLFKEAAEQEKEWAEYLFKDGSMIGLNKDILSQYVEYITNIRMQAVGLPAAYPNATTNPIPWINAWLSSDNVQVAPQEAEISSYLVGQIDNEISANDFEGFEL, from the coding sequence ATGGCTTACAGTACTTTTAACCAGAACAAAAATGACCAACTAAAGGAACCAATGTTCCTAGGTCAATCCGTTAACGTTGCACGCTACGACCAGCAAAAGTTCGAAATTTTTGAAAAGCTGATCGAAAAGCAATTATCTTTCTTTTGGCGCCCAGAAGAAGTTGACGTGTCAAGCGACCGTATTGACTACAACAAACTGCCAGATCACGAGAAGCATATCTTCATCTCAAACTTGAAGTATCAAACGCTCCTAGATTCAATCCAAGGTCGCAGCCCGAACGTTGCGCTTCTTCCACTTGTTTCTCTGCCAGAGCTAGAAACATGGATTGAGACTTGGTCATTTTCTGAAACGATTCACTCTCGTTCATACACGCACATCATTCGCAACATCGTGAACGACCCAAGTGTCGTGTTTGATGACATTGTTGAGAACGAGCACATCCTAAAGCGTGCAAAAGACATCGCGCACTACTATGATGACTTGATCCAAACAACGAACGATTACCATCGTTACGGCGAAGGTTCGCATGTTATTAACGGCGAAACCGTTAAGATCAGCCTTTACGAGTTGAAAAAGAAGCTCTACATCTGTTTGATGTCTGTGAACGCACTAGAAGCTATTCGTTTCTATGTAAGTTTCGCATGTTCATTTGCCTTCGCTGAACGTGAGCTGATGGAAGGTAACGCAAAAATCATCAAGCTCATCGCTCGTGACGAAGCGCTGCACTTGAGTGGAACTCAGCATATGATTAACTTGTTGCGTAACGGCCAAGATGATTTCTCTTTCATGCAAATCGCAGAAGAAGCAAAACAAGAGTGTTTTGACCTATTCAAAGAAGCCGCAGAGCAAGAGAAAGAGTGGGCAGAATACCTCTTCAAAGACGGCTCTATGATCGGTCTAAACAAAGACATCCTAAGCCAATACGTTGAATACATCACAAACATTCGTATGCAAGCGGTTGGCCTACCTGCGGCATACCCTAATGCAACGACAAACCCAATTCCTTGGATTAATGCGTGGTTATCATCAGATAACGTTCAAGTTGCACCACAAGAAGCAGAAATCTCTTCTTACCTTGTTGGTCAAATTGATAATGAGATCAGCGCTAACGACTTTGAAGGATTTGAGCTGTAA
- the yfaE gene encoding class I ribonucleotide reductase maintenance protein YfaE: MPTIKINKLISIESNPSNTILETMEQAGLLPEYNCRDGHCGACRCKLESGEVEYVGFAMAYTQADEILPCICKAKSSVSLSGVNYTMKEKRA, encoded by the coding sequence ATGCCAACAATCAAAATCAACAAACTTATCAGCATTGAATCCAATCCATCCAATACGATTTTGGAGACGATGGAACAAGCTGGTCTGCTGCCTGAATACAATTGCCGCGATGGTCACTGTGGTGCTTGCCGCTGTAAGCTGGAGTCTGGCGAAGTGGAGTATGTTGGTTTTGCAATGGCTTACACACAAGCGGATGAAATTCTGCCTTGTATCTGTAAAGCGAAATCCAGTGTTTCACTGAGCGGTGTTAACTATACGATGAAAGAAAAACGCGCATAA
- a CDS encoding CinA family nicotinamide mononucleotide deamidase-related protein: MKIAMLSTGEEVLHGDIVDTNAAWLSSLFYQHGFGLTKRSTVGDKLSSLIEEFLMLSFNNDVVIVNGGLGPTTDDMSATAAARAADCKLVLFREWLEHLEAMYARRGIPMPDSNLKQAMLPEIADIVDNPIGTACGFKMLINDAIFYFTPGVPSEFKLMAETQILPDLKKHFPEVESSFCSRIYTFGLSESGISDTLDQMKLPQGYELGYRSYLPFIEVKLFGPSNQVEQRVKLMQIIHKHLETNTVSVDMPMVDYVGQLLADKRLTLSVSEKSSAGHLTYWLNGNENIAKQFGHGWVLSGQHATILDENDPLAATFAFAGATREKCGTDLALVTGNIDDSVFSVALSTEAGEWGALYKLSRKYQRDDLVKVISAVALDLLRRYLERKPMSARYAFLEKVKEMHIPNSAL, from the coding sequence GTGAAAATTGCTATGCTTAGTACCGGTGAAGAAGTGCTTCACGGTGATATTGTTGATACGAATGCGGCGTGGTTATCTAGCTTATTTTATCAACATGGTTTTGGCTTAACCAAACGCTCTACAGTCGGTGATAAACTATCTAGCCTAATCGAAGAATTCCTGATGTTGAGCTTCAATAATGATGTTGTGATCGTTAATGGCGGTTTAGGTCCCACGACGGATGACATGAGTGCAACGGCAGCGGCAAGAGCGGCTGATTGTAAATTGGTACTGTTTAGAGAATGGTTAGAACACTTAGAAGCCATGTATGCTCGACGTGGTATTCCTATGCCTGACAGCAATTTAAAACAAGCTATGTTGCCCGAAATTGCGGACATTGTAGACAATCCTATTGGTACGGCTTGTGGCTTTAAAATGCTGATCAACGATGCGATATTTTATTTCACCCCGGGTGTACCGAGTGAATTTAAACTTATGGCTGAAACTCAGATTTTACCGGATTTAAAGAAACACTTCCCTGAAGTGGAAAGCTCGTTTTGTAGTCGTATTTACACGTTTGGACTTTCTGAATCCGGGATTTCAGATACGCTTGACCAAATGAAACTTCCTCAAGGTTACGAACTGGGTTATCGCTCTTATTTGCCATTCATTGAAGTAAAATTATTTGGTCCATCGAATCAAGTAGAACAGCGCGTGAAGCTCATGCAGATAATTCACAAGCATCTTGAAACCAATACCGTGAGTGTCGATATGCCCATGGTGGATTATGTTGGACAACTGTTGGCGGATAAACGGTTAACATTGTCAGTTTCTGAAAAGAGCAGTGCAGGACACTTAACCTATTGGCTCAACGGGAACGAAAACATAGCAAAACAATTTGGTCATGGTTGGGTGTTGTCGGGTCAGCATGCTACGATTTTGGATGAAAATGATCCGCTTGCAGCGACATTTGCGTTTGCCGGTGCGACGCGTGAGAAATGCGGAACAGACTTAGCGTTGGTGACAGGAAATATTGACGATAGTGTCTTTTCTGTGGCGCTCTCCACAGAGGCAGGAGAGTGGGGGGCATTGTATAAGCTATCAAGAAAGTATCAGCGTGATGACCTGGTGAAAGTTATTAGTGCAGTGGCGCTCGACTTGCTAAGGCGCTACTTGGAACGTAAACCGATGTCCGCTCGATATGCATTTCTTGAGAAAGTGAAAGAGATGCACATCCCGAATAGTGCGCTTTAA
- a CDS encoding DUF3943 domain-containing protein codes for MFKKTFSGLVLTASAAANASQYDMTRHSEFSYTPDCLSGYCETTTLYSFEPQNRRFAMGLDSNDSLDLDAGLQPKHLIVPKDKDWDYLMGQTYTILGLSVATVGLMTFLPESITKWDDDDRDMSKLGSKWKDNVSSGPVWDRDEHFLNYIMHPYFGGVYYTAARHAGYNEFESFLYSATMSTFFWEYGVEAFAEVPSWQDIFITPFFGAVVGEMMLSAEQDIIASGGEVMGSETMGDVSLFFLNPVGHIHYWVSDAWGGSAEFQFASSPWFGNQDAAKFAMNAGASYDRQFYGFEMKVSF; via the coding sequence ATGTTCAAGAAGACTTTTAGCGGTCTCGTACTGACAGCGTCTGCAGCCGCAAACGCTAGCCAATATGACATGACTCGCCATAGTGAGTTTTCTTACACACCTGATTGTTTGTCAGGTTACTGCGAAACGACCACGCTGTATAGCTTCGAACCTCAAAATCGCCGCTTCGCAATGGGACTGGATAGCAATGACTCACTTGATCTTGATGCTGGTCTTCAACCGAAACATCTTATTGTCCCAAAAGACAAAGATTGGGATTACCTTATGGGGCAAACTTACACCATTTTAGGTCTAAGTGTTGCTACTGTTGGTTTGATGACGTTTCTACCAGAAAGTATTACCAAATGGGACGACGATGATCGTGACATGAGTAAGCTCGGCAGTAAGTGGAAAGACAATGTATCAAGTGGCCCTGTGTGGGATCGTGACGAACACTTTCTTAACTACATCATGCACCCATACTTTGGTGGGGTTTACTACACGGCAGCACGTCACGCAGGTTACAACGAATTCGAATCGTTCTTATACTCTGCAACCATGTCGACATTCTTTTGGGAATATGGTGTAGAAGCGTTTGCCGAAGTTCCATCATGGCAAGATATTTTCATTACGCCATTCTTCGGTGCAGTGGTCGGCGAAATGATGCTCAGCGCGGAACAAGATATTATTGCTAGCGGTGGAGAAGTCATGGGTTCAGAAACCATGGGTGATGTATCACTATTCTTCCTAAACCCTGTCGGCCATATTCACTACTGGGTGTCAGACGCTTGGGGCGGCAGCGCAGAATTCCAGTTCGCCTCTTCTCCTTGGTTTGGTAACCAGGATGCGGCTAAATTCGCAATGAATGCTGGAGCAAGCTACGATCGCCAATTCTATGGCTTTGAGATGAAAGTCTCTTTCTAA